In Ruminococcaceae bacterium BL-6, a genomic segment contains:
- the pxpC gene encoding L-5-oxoprolinase (ATP-dependent) subunit C (Evidence 2a : Function from experimental evidences in other organisms; PubMedId : 9334321, 18823995, 19040634, 20524093, 21050859, 21245531, 22277658, 28830929; Product type e : enzyme) gives MNAVKVISPGALTTIQDAGRFGYLQSGISVSGVMDGYSHRTANLLVDNPPEEAVLEVTLIGPVLEFLTGTRIAVTGAAMRPQVNGQPAPMWRTIPVKQGDRLSFSPIKSGCRAYIAFAGGLDVPVVMGSKSTNLKAQIGGFQGRMLKKDDIVPIKAPSGPEKLWAADTRYIPEYPKQITLRVVLGPQDQAFTREGIADFLNTEYRVTPANDRMGYRLEGKEIAHATGADIVSDGIVMGAVQVPSSGQPIILMADRQSTGGYTKIATVVTTDLPLLAQAQAGTVIRFRKVDVEEAQKLLKEFHEKIEAFARSRKPVTA, from the coding sequence ATGAACGCGGTAAAAGTGATTTCACCGGGCGCCTTGACCACCATTCAGGATGCGGGGCGCTTCGGCTATTTACAGTCCGGGATTTCCGTTTCGGGCGTCATGGACGGCTACAGCCACCGCACCGCCAATCTTCTGGTGGACAATCCGCCCGAGGAGGCGGTTCTGGAGGTCACGCTGATCGGGCCGGTCCTGGAATTTCTGACGGGCACGCGCATCGCGGTGACCGGCGCCGCCATGCGGCCGCAGGTCAACGGGCAGCCGGCGCCCATGTGGCGGACCATCCCGGTGAAACAGGGGGACCGCCTGTCGTTTTCGCCGATCAAAAGCGGCTGCCGCGCCTACATCGCCTTTGCGGGCGGGCTGGATGTCCCCGTCGTCATGGGAAGCAAATCCACCAACCTGAAAGCCCAGATCGGCGGATTCCAGGGCCGCATGCTGAAAAAGGACGATATCGTGCCGATCAAGGCGCCATCCGGGCCGGAAAAGCTGTGGGCTGCCGACACGCGGTACATCCCGGAATACCCGAAGCAGATCACGCTGCGCGTCGTCCTAGGCCCGCAGGATCAGGCGTTCACCCGAGAGGGGATCGCGGATTTCCTGAATACGGAATACAGGGTCACGCCGGCCAACGACCGCATGGGGTACCGGCTGGAGGGCAAAGAGATCGCCCACGCCACAGGCGCGGATATCGTGTCGGATGGGATCGTGATGGGCGCGGTGCAGGTGCCCAGCAGCGGCCAGCCGATCATCCTGATGGCCGACCGGCAGAGCACCGGCGGCTATACGAAAATCGCGACGGTCGTCACGACGGACCTGCCCCTGCTGGCGCAGGCGCAGGCCGGTACGGTGATCCGCTTCCGGAAGGTGGACGTGGAGGAAGCCCAGAAGCTTCTGAAAGAATTCCATGAAAAAATCGAAGCCTTTGCGCGCAGCCGCAAGCCGGTGACGGCGTAA
- a CDS encoding Biotin carboxyl carrier protein of acetyl-CoA carboxylase; Biotin carboxyl carrier protein translates to MSAETTTMKADFPGKILDIMVKEGEAVKEGQPVILLEAMKMENELASPASGVVSQIHVEKNASVESGQPLLTIQ, encoded by the coding sequence ATGAGCGCAGAAACAACCACCATGAAAGCGGATTTTCCGGGAAAAATCCTGGATATTATGGTCAAGGAAGGCGAGGCGGTAAAAGAGGGCCAGCCCGTGATCCTGCTGGAGGCAATGAAGATGGAAAACGAGCTGGCTTCTCCCGCAAGCGGCGTCGTGTCGCAGATCCATGTGGAAAAGAACGCTTCGGTCGAATCCGGCCAGCCGCTGCTTACCATCCAATAA
- a CDS encoding conserved protein of unknown function (Evidence 4 : Unknown function but conserved in other organisms), whose product MKKFQNARTVFCLVLAVLIFGGTAGYAFYRNSKNTQGKAPENILKIAEQTLAENREEISALIKENGDADLAPSELSLGKHFNISYPVAVSKAKRSKSENFNDYLKNSGEWLFLVMDQDKPVSTLAVDEKGLIYYGKDPSGFRGALKGITAASGGEKVRLADVGYHYYFVGANGDAAAVAPDRGSLRTEAGRKAYSTVMKSAKLCRIYRENLADQSSLPVDQLKAGALDLLQLYLSEG is encoded by the coding sequence ATGAAAAAATTTCAAAACGCCCGCACCGTTTTCTGCCTTGTCCTGGCGGTGCTGATCTTCGGCGGCACGGCCGGGTACGCGTTTTATCGGAATTCGAAGAATACACAGGGGAAAGCGCCGGAAAATATCCTGAAGATCGCGGAGCAGACCCTCGCCGAAAACAGGGAGGAGATCAGCGCCCTGATCAAAGAGAACGGGGACGCGGATCTTGCGCCTTCGGAGCTTTCCCTTGGGAAGCATTTCAATATCAGCTACCCGGTTGCCGTAAGCAAAGCCAAACGGTCGAAATCGGAAAATTTCAACGATTATCTCAAAAACAGCGGCGAGTGGCTGTTTTTGGTGATGGATCAGGACAAGCCGGTTTCCACCCTGGCGGTGGATGAAAAAGGCCTGATCTATTACGGAAAAGACCCCTCCGGCTTCCGGGGCGCCCTAAAAGGGATCACGGCAGCCTCCGGAGGGGAAAAGGTGAGGCTGGCGGACGTCGGTTACCACTATTATTTCGTCGGCGCAAACGGGGACGCGGCGGCGGTCGCCCCCGACCGCGGGTCGCTGCGGACGGAAGCCGGGCGGAAAGCCTATTCCACCGTGATGAAAAGCGCAAAGCTGTGCCGGATCTACCGGGAGAATCTGGCCGACCAGTCCTCGCTGCCCGTCGATCAGTTAAAAGCGGGAGCTCTGGATCTGCTTCAGCTTTATCTGTCTGAAGGATAA
- the dcd gene encoding dCTP deaminase, dUMP-forming, producing the protein MILSGREIKRHMGGKIAIDPFDEKKLNPNSYNLTLHNELMIYEDQVLDMKKPARTATLPIPESGLLLQPGRLYLGRTHEFTRTEGFVPMLEGRSSTGRLGLFIHVTAGFGDVGFAGYWTLEMFCIQPIHIYPGVQICQIYYHTIEGDYDPYRSGKYQNNTGIQPSLFYRDFEKKEP; encoded by the coding sequence ATGATTTTATCCGGCAGGGAAATCAAAAGGCACATGGGCGGAAAAATCGCCATCGACCCGTTCGACGAAAAAAAGCTGAACCCGAACAGCTATAATCTGACTTTGCACAACGAACTGATGATCTACGAGGACCAGGTCCTCGACATGAAAAAGCCGGCCCGCACCGCGACGCTCCCCATCCCGGAAAGCGGCCTGCTGCTTCAGCCGGGCAGGCTGTACCTGGGGCGCACGCACGAATTCACCCGCACCGAAGGCTTTGTCCCCATGCTGGAGGGCCGCTCCTCCACCGGGCGCCTGGGCCTTTTCATCCATGTGACCGCCGGGTTCGGCGACGTGGGCTTCGCGGGCTACTGGACGCTGGAAATGTTCTGCATCCAGCCCATCCACATTTATCCCGGCGTCCAGATCTGCCAGATCTATTACCACACCATCGAGGGGGACTACGACCCGTACCGCAGCGGGAAATACCAGAACAACACGGGGATCCAGCCCAGCCTGTTCTACCGCGATTTCGAAAAAAAGGAGCCGTGA
- a CDS encoding LacI family transcriptional regulator gives MTVKELAKIAGVSPAAISIVLNNKKGVSDATRKHILQIMEEYHYKVPSRTKKETSKNILFLKYKEHGMIVEENEGFIAAILDSIETECRSRGFHLTITVSDNRFAETVDSLDYSAYDGLIVLGTELKKNHYDCLEKIKKPFVVVDNEVRNYTCNSVSINNSETVYRAVAYLKSLGHREIGYLCSAVSIANFEERAQAFLESCACLNMDFRPEHRFRLTPTLVGAYQSMTQILSQGAELPTCLFADNDTIAIGAIKALAEYGFEVPSDLSVVGFDDIPFSGILTPPLTTMRVPKALIGTIAVKQVCLMMADSEYRNVKTRVGGQLVLRASTMPAPGNAGKE, from the coding sequence TTGACAGTCAAGGAGCTGGCTAAAATTGCCGGGGTCTCGCCGGCGGCTATTTCCATCGTGCTCAACAACAAAAAAGGCGTCAGCGACGCCACACGCAAACATATCCTGCAGATCATGGAGGAATATCACTACAAGGTACCGTCGCGCACGAAAAAGGAAACCAGCAAGAACATTCTGTTCCTGAAATACAAAGAGCACGGCATGATCGTCGAGGAAAACGAGGGCTTTATCGCGGCGATTCTGGACTCGATCGAAACGGAATGCCGCTCGCGCGGATTTCACCTTACCATCACGGTTTCGGACAACCGCTTCGCCGAAACCGTGGACTCGCTGGATTACAGCGCATACGACGGGCTGATCGTGCTGGGCACGGAGCTGAAAAAGAACCACTATGACTGTCTGGAAAAGATTAAGAAACCCTTTGTCGTGGTGGACAACGAAGTCAGAAATTACACCTGCAACAGCGTTTCCATCAACAACAGCGAAACGGTTTACCGCGCGGTCGCCTATCTGAAATCCCTCGGCCACCGCGAGATCGGCTATCTGTGCAGCGCCGTAAGCATCGCCAATTTCGAGGAGCGCGCGCAGGCGTTCCTCGAATCCTGCGCGTGCCTGAACATGGATTTCCGCCCGGAGCACCGATTCCGCCTGACCCCCACGCTGGTGGGCGCCTACCAGTCTATGACGCAGATTCTGTCGCAGGGCGCGGAGCTGCCGACCTGCCTGTTCGCGGACAACGACACCATCGCCATCGGCGCGATCAAGGCGCTGGCCGAATACGGCTTTGAGGTGCCGTCCGACCTTTCGGTCGTCGGCTTCGACGATATCCCTTTTTCGGGCATCCTCACCCCGCCGCTGACGACCATGCGCGTGCCGAAGGCGCTGATCGGCACCATCGCGGTGAAGCAGGTGTGCCTGATGATGGCCGATTCCGAATACCGGAACGTAAAAACCCGCGTGGGCGGACAGCTCGTGCTGCGCGCCAGCACGATGCCGGCCCCCGGAAACGCGGGGAAAGAATAA
- a CDS encoding protein of unknown function (Evidence 5 : Unknown function), with amino-acid sequence MKAKKAAVPAVLLILGISALFLFLRKSGELSAFPGNGRPWNVILQIFSAALSFFITVHFFLLALLNGFTRARSVGMFQSLFYWDTFCSCRAMRRGCFSPRFRKRRRESFRPSV; translated from the coding sequence ATGAAAGCGAAAAAAGCGGCGGTGCCGGCCGTGCTGCTGATTTTGGGGATTTCCGCCCTTTTTCTGTTTCTCCGGAAATCCGGGGAGCTTTCCGCTTTTCCGGGAAACGGGCGGCCGTGGAATGTTATTTTGCAGATTTTCAGCGCGGCCCTCTCGTTTTTCATCACGGTCCATTTTTTTCTGCTGGCCCTCCTGAACGGATTTACGCGGGCGCGGTCGGTCGGAATGTTCCAGTCCCTTTTTTACTGGGATACTTTCTGTTCCTGCCGGGCGATGCGGCGCGGGTGTTTTTCCCCGCGCTTCCGGAAGAGACGGCGGGAAAGCTTTCGGCCGTCTGTCTGA
- a CDS encoding putative Histidine kinase (Evidence 3 : Putative function from multiple computational evidences; Product type e : enzyme): MFFPALPEETAGKLSAVCLTGAFFFIAIGFSEMLRNKGARLRFGWVPALFPLFGLPVLFLPGRASAYPLFPVYALAFWFYADVLRQVERADFSSDYGSGAKRMRRLHMLRLGLLLALVAGRLLSLFFPASVPELEFLFYFGFACLGQAAGAYGDSLKLEGLREMKRLRDDFIPKLAYRYKALISSIVSLSKSTLRNADSAPRELIENTAMTRNLAQQLLDGADLLLDLSLIRQNRMKLNPVPVDLKVCVDLAAESCEKLMAEKNLGFRSGVSGSVFALGDESRVRQILMELILNAVKNTDHGMVTVNAWREGDRAMLSVEDTGCGIPAEERDHIFLPYVSLDAESGGLGLSLGRSLAELMGGALRLDRTAPQRGSRFVLELPASDERPAALPRAPRSDRPYLPYASAEFGGREKAEGTVLVADDEVSSLQTAAEILRGAGYHVLTALSGREALRIAESRPVDLVVLDILMPGSSGIAVCRKIREQYSLIELPVLLSTAGGESCDLEYGMKAGANDFIAKPFEEKELLARVRTLTALKSSMEQALHNEMMFLHMQIKPHFLYNTINTIVSFCYTDPQKAAELLTNFSKYLRLTFDIDQKISLVPLERELEMVRAYLEIQKARFGDGIAVSYEIDPALLEWRVPPLCIQPLVENAVKHGLHNGKTPGGIRVRAGRSGGENRISVSDTGGGMKPEKLKKLQSMENTGGVGLLNVQKRIRRWPGASFSLSSREGRGTTAVIAVRAPKEESKG; the protein is encoded by the coding sequence GTGTTTTTCCCCGCGCTTCCGGAAGAGACGGCGGGAAAGCTTTCGGCCGTCTGTCTGACCGGGGCTTTCTTCTTCATCGCCATTGGTTTTTCGGAGATGCTCCGGAACAAAGGGGCAAGGCTCCGGTTTGGGTGGGTCCCGGCCCTTTTCCCGCTTTTCGGGCTTCCGGTGCTTTTTCTTCCGGGCCGCGCCTCCGCCTATCCCCTTTTTCCGGTTTACGCGCTGGCTTTCTGGTTTTATGCCGATGTGCTCCGGCAGGTCGAAAGGGCGGATTTTTCCTCTGATTACGGCAGCGGCGCAAAAAGGATGCGCCGCCTGCACATGCTCCGCCTGGGCCTGCTGCTGGCCCTGGTTGCCGGCCGTCTGCTGTCGCTGTTCTTCCCGGCTTCCGTGCCGGAGTTGGAATTTCTTTTTTATTTCGGGTTTGCGTGTCTCGGTCAGGCCGCCGGCGCTTACGGCGATTCGCTGAAGCTGGAGGGCCTTCGGGAGATGAAGCGGCTGCGGGACGACTTTATCCCAAAGCTCGCTTACCGGTATAAAGCGTTGATCAGCAGCATCGTCAGCCTGTCGAAATCCACCCTGAGAAACGCGGATTCCGCGCCGAGGGAGCTGATCGAGAACACGGCCATGACCCGCAATCTCGCGCAGCAGCTTCTGGATGGCGCCGATCTCCTGCTCGACCTTTCGCTGATCCGCCAAAATCGGATGAAGCTGAATCCCGTGCCGGTGGATTTAAAGGTGTGCGTCGACCTTGCGGCGGAAAGCTGCGAAAAGCTCATGGCGGAAAAGAACCTCGGGTTTCGCTCCGGGGTGAGCGGCAGCGTTTTCGCGCTGGGGGATGAAAGCCGCGTGCGGCAGATTTTGATGGAGCTGATCCTGAACGCGGTGAAGAATACGGATCACGGCATGGTGACGGTGAACGCCTGGCGGGAAGGAGACCGGGCGATGCTCTCCGTAGAGGATACGGGGTGCGGGATTCCCGCGGAGGAGCGGGACCATATTTTCCTGCCTTATGTTTCGCTCGACGCCGAGAGCGGCGGGCTAGGGCTGTCTCTGGGGCGCAGCCTTGCGGAGCTGATGGGCGGCGCGCTGAGGCTGGACCGCACGGCTCCGCAGCGCGGCAGCCGCTTTGTGCTGGAGCTTCCCGCGTCGGATGAAAGGCCGGCCGCCCTGCCGCGCGCGCCCCGTTCGGACCGCCCCTATCTTCCCTATGCGTCCGCCGAGTTCGGCGGGCGGGAAAAAGCCGAGGGCACAGTGCTGGTTGCGGATGACGAGGTCAGCAGCCTGCAGACCGCGGCGGAGATCCTGCGGGGAGCCGGCTATCACGTCCTGACAGCGCTTTCCGGCAGAGAGGCGCTGCGCATCGCGGAAAGCCGGCCCGTCGACCTGGTGGTTCTCGATATCCTGATGCCGGGCAGCTCCGGAATTGCGGTGTGCCGGAAGATCCGGGAGCAGTATTCCCTCATCGAGCTGCCGGTCCTGCTCTCCACGGCCGGCGGGGAAAGCTGCGACCTGGAATACGGCATGAAGGCCGGCGCGAACGATTTCATCGCCAAGCCCTTTGAGGAAAAAGAGCTGCTGGCGCGCGTGCGCACGCTGACCGCGCTGAAAAGCTCGATGGAACAGGCGCTGCACAACGAGATGATGTTCCTGCACATGCAGATCAAGCCGCACTTTCTTTACAATACCATCAACACGATCGTCTCGTTCTGCTATACCGACCCGCAAAAGGCGGCGGAGCTTCTGACGAATTTCAGCAAATACCTCCGCCTGACCTTCGACATCGACCAGAAGATCTCCCTGGTTCCGCTGGAGCGCGAGCTGGAAATGGTGCGGGCGTATCTGGAAATTCAGAAGGCGCGCTTCGGGGACGGCATCGCCGTTTCCTATGAAATCGACCCGGCGCTTCTGGAATGGCGGGTGCCGCCGCTTTGTATTCAGCCGCTGGTGGAAAACGCCGTGAAGCACGGCCTGCACAACGGGAAAACCCCGGGCGGCATCCGGGTCCGCGCAGGGCGGAGCGGCGGGGAAAACCGGATCTCCGTCAGCGACACCGGGGGCGGGATGAAGCCGGAAAAGCTGAAAAAGCTGCAAAGCATGGAAAATACCGGCGGGGTGGGCCTGCTGAACGTGCAGAAGCGCATCCGCCGGTGGCCCGGCGCTTCTTTCTCCCTTTCGAGCAGGGAAGGGCGGGGGACCACGGCGGTGATCGCCGTGCGCGCGCCCAAGGAGGAATCGAAAGGATGA
- a CDS encoding Response regulatory domain-containing protein, which yields MKAVLIDDEIPSLNLMKRIVGQSPDFQIAGCYTDAVSALRDLPALMPDVIFTDIEMDGVSGMDLARRAGKLCPDIQIVFVTAYEQYAVDAFALDAVNYLMKPITPRALEETAARLRRSLAPRPAEDRALCFGEFEVFSRRSGEPIRWPTAKAKELFACLLCGRGRQAEKWRLCEALWPDSPPRKVENRLYSTVNRVKTALKSAEIPPSVFCDKGKYSLGAENFSCDFWEADSFFRAASGINDGNVAEYEKILALRRGALFEGEDFPWAEGLASRLERQFRAAEKSCAAYYMKNKRYEKADFHLHAVLALDPTDEESVAMLMGACFFQRKKQALQQVYAAYCGRLYEEQGEKPAPEVEKLFRSFLQYL from the coding sequence ATGAAAGCGGTTTTGATCGATGATGAGATTCCCAGCCTGAACCTGATGAAGAGGATCGTCGGGCAGAGCCCGGATTTTCAGATTGCCGGCTGCTATACCGACGCCGTTTCGGCGCTGCGGGACCTTCCCGCCCTGATGCCGGATGTGATCTTCACCGATATCGAGATGGACGGGGTCAGCGGGATGGATCTGGCCAGAAGGGCCGGAAAGCTTTGCCCGGATATCCAGATCGTGTTCGTGACGGCTTACGAGCAGTACGCCGTGGACGCGTTCGCGCTGGATGCCGTGAATTACCTGATGAAGCCGATCACGCCGCGGGCGCTGGAGGAAACCGCCGCCCGCCTGCGCAGGAGTCTGGCGCCGCGCCCGGCGGAAGACAGGGCGCTCTGCTTCGGGGAGTTCGAAGTGTTTTCCCGGCGGAGCGGGGAGCCGATCCGCTGGCCGACGGCCAAGGCGAAGGAGCTTTTCGCCTGCCTGCTCTGCGGGCGCGGCCGGCAGGCGGAAAAATGGCGCCTCTGCGAGGCCCTTTGGCCCGATTCCCCGCCGCGGAAGGTGGAAAACCGGCTTTACAGCACGGTCAACCGGGTAAAGACCGCGCTGAAATCCGCGGAAATTCCGCCATCCGTTTTTTGCGACAAGGGAAAATACAGCCTTGGCGCGGAAAATTTTTCGTGTGATTTCTGGGAAGCCGATTCCTTTTTCCGGGCGGCTTCCGGAATCAACGACGGGAATGTCGCGGAATACGAGAAAATTCTGGCCCTTCGCCGCGGCGCGCTGTTCGAGGGCGAGGACTTTCCCTGGGCGGAGGGGCTGGCCTCCCGGCTGGAGCGGCAGTTCCGCGCCGCGGAAAAATCCTGCGCGGCTTATTATATGAAAAACAAGCGGTATGAAAAGGCGGATTTCCACCTGCACGCCGTGCTGGCGCTGGACCCCACGGATGAAGAAAGCGTGGCTATGCTGATGGGCGCCTGCTTTTTCCAAAGAAAGAAGCAGGCGCTTCAGCAGGTTTACGCCGCCTACTGCGGCCGCCTGTATGAAGAACAGGGGGAGAAGCCAGCGCCCGAAGTGGAAAAGCTGTTCCGCTCCTTTTTGCAATATTTATAA